One genomic segment of Sanyastnella coralliicola includes these proteins:
- a CDS encoding adenylate/guanylate cyclase domain-containing protein, whose protein sequence is MSGVNRRQFKRNFVIYFIVLVLSNTVFFITRNGVLRAYGIEPLEFSYLEIGQRFPFYATAMIVASAAISALLSLTDLYVIPRIMHARSFLLTLLSTFLVNFGLMLAFVYLFDTVIHRYFEHLTGGDTMRVNRAELAISMIQLFSAMIISRILIEIDRKLGPGNLWKFILGRFYNPREEDRIFMFIDLKGSTTIAEKLGHFQYSKLLRDSFQDLAVVDQYHAAVYQYVGDEVVLSWSAKKKKNFGRIIPAFLEFQRRINSRKDYYIENYGLVPEFKAGAHVGPAIISEVGTIKREITYHGDTLNTTSRIQEQCNVFESHLLVSSDLHSVMHEESPYEFVTGGHIELKGKKKIVEIFKVKNEFDVVA, encoded by the coding sequence ATGAGCGGGGTTAATAGACGACAGTTCAAACGAAACTTCGTCATCTACTTCATTGTATTGGTACTTTCCAATACAGTGTTCTTCATCACCAGAAACGGTGTCTTAAGAGCTTATGGGATAGAGCCACTAGAATTTTCTTATCTCGAGATTGGGCAGCGTTTTCCATTCTATGCTACAGCAATGATCGTTGCTTCGGCAGCGATTTCAGCACTACTTTCTTTGACTGACCTTTATGTCATTCCGAGAATCATGCATGCCAGATCGTTCCTCTTGACTCTGCTTTCTACGTTTTTGGTGAACTTCGGGTTGATGTTGGCTTTCGTTTATTTGTTTGATACGGTGATCCATCGATATTTCGAACATCTAACTGGAGGAGATACCATGCGAGTAAATCGAGCCGAGCTGGCGATTAGTATGATACAGCTCTTCTCTGCGATGATCATTTCTCGAATTCTTATTGAAATTGATCGAAAACTTGGTCCTGGAAATCTCTGGAAATTCATCCTTGGACGATTCTACAATCCTCGTGAGGAGGATCGCATCTTCATGTTTATTGACCTCAAAGGATCCACTACAATTGCTGAGAAGCTTGGACATTTCCAATACAGCAAGTTGCTGCGAGATAGCTTCCAAGATTTAGCAGTGGTTGACCAGTACCACGCTGCCGTATACCAATACGTTGGTGATGAGGTAGTACTGAGTTGGTCAGCAAAGAAGAAGAAGAATTTCGGACGCATCATTCCCGCTTTCCTTGAGTTCCAGAGAAGAATTAACTCGCGTAAGGACTATTACATCGAGAACTACGGCTTAGTTCCAGAATTCAAAGCAGGAGCACATGTGGGGCCGGCGATTATTTCTGAAGTCGGAACAATCAAACGTGAAATAACCTACCATGGCGATACGCTCAACACCACCTCACGCATCCAAGAGCAATGCAATGTGTTCGAATCACATCTCCTGGTGAGTTCTGATCTGCATAGCGTGATGCATGAAGAATCTCCTTATGAGTTCGTCACCGGCGGACATATTGAGTTGAAAGGAAAGAAGAAGATAGTTGAAATCTTTAAAGTGAAGAATGAATTCGATGTGGTTGCCTAA
- a CDS encoding efflux RND transporter permease subunit encodes MLNKIIRYFLVNKLVTLLIIILFVGWGLVTAPFNWKIGALPSDPVAVDAIPDIGENQQIVFTQWMGRSPQDIEDQITYPLTTSLLGIPGVKSIRSSSIFGFSSIYIIFNEDIDFYWSRSRIMEKLNSLPSGLLPDGVQPSLGPDATALGQVYWYTLEGRDKDGNPTGGWDLHETRTVQDFYVKYGLNAVDGVSEVASIGGFVQEYQVDVNPNALKVYDIPLHKVMMAVKKSNKDVGAKTIEINQAEYLVRGLGYIKSIEDLEKAVVAVHDNVPIRIKDIGVVTLGPATRRGLLDKDGAEVVGGVVVARYGSNPLKVINNVKEKINEIAPGLPKKTLVNGVESQLTIVPFYDRAQLIHETLGTLEEALSLELLITILVVIVMMLNLRASILISSLLPIAVLMVFIAMRYFGVDANIVALSGIAIAIGTMVDLGIVLSENIIKHLKESPPGQKLVDTIYNAAAEVGSAILTAVGTTIVSFVPVFTMEAAEGKLFRPLAFTKTFALIAALIVALIILPTLAHWVFGIKINKKAKRKLFNALLLLGGLITAVWASVWGGVTLMAFGAAWFITEYSPKQNFFTRNLALIVTVVSVIWLLANYWMPLGAGKSLLWNFIFVALIVSVILGFFYLLERYYKRILNWCLVNKKKFLLLPAFVILWGTVIWFGFNSVFGFIAKGIDKLDVNIRTTSVWSGLTHAFPGVGKEFMPSLDEGSFLLMPTSMPHAGIEQNKRVVQQLDMLMANIPEVELSVGKMGRVESALDPAPISMYENIINYKPEYKLNKKGHRVRFKVDNDNRFILTSGDTLTNEDALAQGITEDELIPDESGQYFRNWRSHIKSPDDIWNEIVKVTNIPGVTSAPKLQPIETRLVMLQTGMRAPMGIKVFGPDLKTIEDFGMKLENILKEVPSVKKEAVFADRIVGKPYIHLNINRDAIARYGLHIEDVQQTIETAIGGMKITSTVEGRERFPVRVRYPRELRDDPDELKKIFIPTPTDVQVPLTELVDIEYIKGPQMIKSENTFLVGYVLLDKNDGYAEVDVVEEAQRFIQNKIDQGELVVPSGVSYKFSGSYENQVRAEKRLSIIVPVVFVIIFLILYFQFKSVSTSLMIFTGIAMAFSGAFVMLWFYAQDWFFNFSVFGTNIRELFQMYPINLSVAVWVGFIALFGIATDDGVLMGTYLDQSFAKHKTTSIPEIRAAVVKAGQRRIKPAIMTSATTIIALLPVLTSTGRGADIMIPMAIPAFGGMIVASITYFIVPVLYCMREERKLKKQQP; translated from the coding sequence ATGTTGAACAAAATCATCCGTTACTTTCTTGTAAACAAGTTAGTAACACTTTTAATCATCATCTTGTTTGTAGGATGGGGATTAGTAACCGCTCCCTTCAATTGGAAAATTGGGGCACTCCCCTCTGATCCGGTAGCGGTAGATGCAATCCCTGACATCGGAGAGAACCAGCAGATTGTGTTTACACAATGGATGGGTAGGTCTCCTCAAGACATCGAAGACCAGATCACCTATCCGCTCACTACTTCCCTGTTGGGTATTCCCGGAGTGAAGTCTATCCGAAGTTCTTCCATATTCGGATTCAGCAGCATCTACATCATTTTCAATGAGGACATTGACTTTTATTGGTCTCGTTCGCGGATAATGGAAAAACTAAATTCATTGCCTTCCGGTTTACTGCCCGATGGTGTGCAACCCTCATTGGGGCCGGATGCCACCGCTTTAGGACAGGTTTACTGGTACACATTGGAAGGGCGTGATAAAGACGGAAATCCCACCGGTGGGTGGGATTTACATGAGACACGTACCGTCCAGGATTTTTATGTAAAATACGGCTTAAATGCTGTGGATGGTGTTTCAGAGGTCGCGTCTATCGGTGGTTTTGTGCAGGAATACCAGGTAGATGTCAATCCGAATGCACTGAAAGTCTATGACATCCCCTTGCACAAGGTGATGATGGCTGTTAAGAAGTCTAACAAAGACGTAGGAGCCAAAACCATTGAGATCAACCAGGCCGAATACCTGGTAAGAGGATTGGGGTACATCAAGTCCATCGAAGATTTGGAGAAAGCGGTGGTCGCTGTTCACGATAATGTACCCATCCGCATTAAAGATATTGGGGTGGTAACATTGGGACCAGCTACCCGCCGAGGCTTGTTGGATAAAGACGGAGCTGAAGTAGTGGGTGGTGTGGTAGTAGCCCGTTACGGCTCCAACCCACTAAAAGTCATTAATAATGTAAAGGAAAAGATCAATGAGATTGCTCCAGGACTACCTAAGAAAACATTGGTCAATGGCGTCGAAAGCCAGCTCACCATTGTTCCTTTCTATGACCGTGCCCAACTTATCCATGAGACATTAGGTACACTAGAAGAAGCCCTTTCGCTGGAATTGCTCATTACCATTCTGGTGGTAATAGTGATGATGCTGAATCTACGGGCATCCATCTTAATTTCCAGCTTGTTACCTATAGCGGTACTCATGGTGTTCATCGCCATGCGCTACTTTGGCGTAGATGCGAACATTGTAGCACTATCTGGTATTGCCATCGCTATCGGTACAATGGTGGATTTAGGGATTGTGCTGTCTGAAAATATCATCAAGCATTTAAAAGAATCCCCACCTGGACAAAAACTCGTAGATACCATCTACAATGCAGCAGCCGAAGTAGGTTCAGCCATTTTAACTGCCGTAGGCACTACCATTGTGAGCTTCGTGCCAGTATTCACAATGGAAGCTGCCGAAGGAAAACTGTTCCGGCCACTGGCCTTTACCAAAACCTTTGCATTAATCGCTGCCCTTATTGTTGCCCTGATCATCCTGCCTACACTGGCGCACTGGGTATTTGGTATTAAAATCAATAAGAAAGCGAAACGAAAACTGTTCAATGCGCTGTTGCTTTTAGGTGGTTTAATAACTGCCGTTTGGGCAAGCGTTTGGGGAGGCGTTACCCTGATGGCTTTTGGAGCAGCCTGGTTTATTACCGAATACAGCCCGAAGCAAAACTTCTTTACCCGTAACCTGGCACTAATCGTTACAGTGGTTTCGGTAATCTGGTTATTGGCCAACTATTGGATGCCCTTGGGAGCAGGAAAGTCGCTCTTGTGGAACTTCATTTTCGTTGCCCTGATTGTATCAGTTATACTGGGTTTCTTCTATCTATTGGAAAGATACTATAAGCGCATACTGAACTGGTGTCTGGTCAATAAAAAGAAATTCCTATTGCTTCCTGCCTTTGTTATTCTTTGGGGAACGGTTATCTGGTTTGGTTTTAACAGTGTCTTTGGCTTCATCGCCAAAGGCATTGATAAGCTCGATGTCAACATCCGAACCACTTCGGTATGGTCAGGACTAACCCATGCCTTTCCCGGTGTTGGTAAAGAGTTTATGCCTTCGCTGGATGAAGGGAGTTTCCTGCTCATGCCAACCTCTATGCCTCATGCTGGAATCGAGCAGAACAAACGGGTGGTACAACAACTCGATATGCTGATGGCCAACATCCCGGAAGTGGAATTATCAGTCGGAAAAATGGGACGTGTAGAATCTGCCCTTGACCCTGCACCCATTTCCATGTATGAGAACATCATCAACTACAAACCCGAATACAAACTGAATAAAAAGGGGCACCGGGTGCGGTTCAAAGTAGATAACGATAACCGGTTCATTCTAACTTCCGGTGATACCCTGACCAATGAAGATGCGCTTGCGCAAGGCATCACGGAAGACGAACTGATTCCGGATGAATCCGGGCAATATTTCCGCAACTGGCGGTCTCATATCAAAAGTCCTGACGACATCTGGAACGAGATTGTAAAGGTGACCAACATACCAGGCGTAACCTCCGCACCTAAGTTGCAGCCCATTGAAACCCGACTTGTGATGCTCCAAACCGGTATGCGAGCACCAATGGGCATCAAAGTATTTGGCCCGGATTTAAAAACCATTGAGGACTTCGGGATGAAACTCGAAAACATCCTGAAAGAAGTGCCATCGGTAAAGAAAGAAGCCGTATTTGCCGACCGGATTGTAGGTAAACCCTACATCCATCTGAACATTAACCGGGATGCTATTGCAAGGTATGGCCTGCACATCGAAGACGTTCAGCAAACCATTGAAACCGCTATAGGAGGTATGAAAATTACCTCTACGGTGGAAGGCCGTGAGCGGTTCCCGGTTCGGGTGCGTTATCCAAGAGAGCTGCGGGATGATCCGGACGAACTGAAAAAGATATTCATTCCTACCCCTACCGATGTTCAGGTTCCATTAACCGAATTGGTGGATATAGAATACATAAAAGGCCCGCAAATGATAAAAAGTGAAAACACCTTTTTAGTGGGTTATGTCTTACTGGACAAAAATGACGGCTATGCAGAAGTAGATGTGGTGGAAGAAGCACAACGCTTCATTCAGAACAAAATAGACCAGGGAGAGCTGGTAGTACCTTCGGGAGTAAGCTACAAATTCTCCGGGAGTTATGAGAACCAGGTACGGGCAGAAAAACGACTTTCCATCATTGTGCCGGTGGTATTTGTTATCATCTTTTTAATACTCTATTTCCAGTTTAAATCCGTGAGCACTTCGCTAATGATCTTTACCGGAATCGCAATGGCTTTTAGCGGAGCTTTTGTGATGCTTTGGTTCTATGCACAGGATTGGTTCTTCAACTTCTCGGTATTTGGAACCAACATACGGGAGCTGTTCCAGATGTACCCCATTAATTTAAGTGTGGCTGTTTGGGTGGGATTTATTGCCCTCTTTGGAATTGCTACCGATGATGGTGTGCTGATGGGAACCTATCTCGACCAGAGCTTTGCAAAACACAAAACCACTAGCATCCCTGAAATACGAGCAGCAGTGGTCAAGGCCGGCCAACGAAGGATTAAACCGGCTATTATGACTTCTGCTACGACCATTATAGCACTATTACCGGTACTCACCTCCACAGGCCGGGGGGCTGACATTATGATACCGATGGCCATTCCCGCCTTTGGTGGAATGATAGTGGCTTCCATTACCTATTTCATCGTGCCGGTACTCTACTGCATGAGGGAAGAAAGAAAACTTAAAAAACAACAACCATGA
- a CDS encoding HYC_CC_PP family protein: protein MKKVLAIFLSVLMLTSNVGITLATHYCGGKAVKTSIMLGQEDLSCGMTEMEPYCEKHHESPTITSKSCCENQYVRFEIEDDYRSSSIVEIPLQIGFIAAFIIGYINLYFFDASTEAEYLKYSPPLLDLDIPVFIQSFLL, encoded by the coding sequence ATGAAGAAAGTCTTAGCCATATTCCTGTCGGTGCTGATGCTTACATCTAATGTAGGCATCACACTTGCTACGCACTACTGCGGAGGAAAGGCGGTCAAGACCAGTATCATGTTGGGACAGGAAGATTTGAGTTGCGGAATGACCGAAATGGAACCATACTGTGAAAAACACCATGAATCACCAACTATAACGTCAAAAAGCTGTTGTGAAAATCAGTATGTTCGGTTTGAGATTGAGGATGACTATAGAAGCTCGAGCATTGTTGAAATCCCATTACAAATTGGCTTTATAGCCGCGTTCATCATCGGCTACATTAATCTTTATTTTTTTGATGCTTCAACTGAAGCCGAGTATTTAAAATATTCTCCCCCCTTGCTGGATTTGGACATCCCTGTCTTCATTCAGTCATTTCTTCTTTAA
- a CDS encoding helix-turn-helix domain-containing protein, protein MKTKLYIKHMVCPRCIETVRELLHDLKIEIAYIQLGEVVTLHVLNKEEKQVIQNQLSQRGFELLEDKTSKLIGQIKSIIIGAIHHSQEPFVGNYSELLSNQLHHDYSYLSRQFSSVEGITIEKFVLSQKIEKVKELLFYGELTLSEIAFQLNYSSLAHLSSQFKKETGMTPTEFKKQRKPRHRSLDSI, encoded by the coding sequence ATGAAAACTAAACTTTATATCAAGCACATGGTCTGTCCAAGATGCATAGAAACTGTTAGGGAGCTCCTTCACGATTTGAAGATTGAGATCGCATACATACAACTAGGTGAAGTAGTCACGTTACATGTATTGAATAAGGAAGAAAAGCAAGTCATCCAAAACCAATTATCCCAGAGAGGTTTTGAACTTCTTGAAGACAAGACTTCGAAACTGATAGGACAAATAAAATCCATAATTATCGGCGCGATTCACCATTCCCAAGAACCCTTTGTAGGCAATTATTCTGAGCTCTTGAGCAACCAACTCCATCACGACTACAGCTACTTAAGTCGTCAATTTTCATCTGTAGAAGGCATCACCATTGAGAAGTTTGTGCTTTCTCAAAAGATTGAAAAGGTCAAGGAGCTACTTTTTTACGGTGAGTTGACCCTATCAGAAATTGCCTTTCAACTCAACTACAGCAGTTTGGCTCACCTTTCATCTCAATTCAAAAAAGAAACTGGAATGACCCCAACGGAATTTAAGAAGCAGCGAAAGCCTAGACACCGTTCACTGGATTCCATTTAG
- a CDS encoding heavy-metal-associated domain-containing protein: MEKQYNISGMTCEGCVFKVKKTLEAIPEVKSAQVQLKAPQGTLVLLKEIPVGLLNNKLSRVGNYTIEKTVPLSNIEIVLPEKSINTYKPLILIVAFISGVSFLAQYPFEAFSGMLWMRHFMAGFFIVFAFFKFLNLEGFANSYRKYDIVAAKRKEWGYIYPFVELALGILYLLNFAPFETNLATVIVLGISSIGVIKSNLDMQKIKCACLGDVFNLPMSTVTIVENLTMVGMATLMLYIL, encoded by the coding sequence ATGGAAAAACAATACAACATATCTGGAATGACTTGTGAAGGATGCGTATTCAAAGTCAAAAAGACCTTGGAAGCTATCCCGGAAGTGAAATCTGCCCAGGTTCAACTAAAGGCCCCACAAGGAACTCTTGTTTTGCTAAAAGAAATCCCTGTTGGATTATTGAATAACAAACTAAGCAGAGTAGGCAACTACACCATTGAAAAAACAGTTCCTTTATCAAATATCGAAATAGTCCTACCGGAGAAGTCCATCAATACCTATAAACCACTTATACTTATCGTTGCGTTTATCTCCGGAGTGAGCTTTTTGGCTCAATATCCCTTTGAAGCATTTTCTGGTATGCTTTGGATGAGACATTTCATGGCAGGTTTTTTTATTGTCTTCGCATTCTTTAAGTTCCTAAATCTTGAAGGCTTTGCTAACTCCTACCGGAAGTATGATATTGTAGCTGCAAAGCGGAAAGAATGGGGATACATTTACCCATTTGTCGAATTAGCTCTTGGTATTTTATACCTACTTAATTTTGCTCCATTTGAAACCAACCTAGCCACCGTCATCGTTCTCGGAATAAGCAGCATTGGCGTAATAAAAAGCAACTTGGATATGCAAAAAATTAAATGTGCCTGCCTGGGTGATGTCTTTAATCTGCCTATGAGTACCGTTACGATTGTAGAGAATTTGACAATGGTAGGCATGGCAACATTGATGCTTTATATCCTGTAA
- the ppk1 gene encoding polyphosphate kinase 1 → MYQDRDLSWLAFNERIIQEAEDKNNALTDRMKFLAIYSSNLEEFYKVRVASHRFAQKFKGDKKNKFGFKPSFVLNEVSEIVDRQQERLGKVFVDEILPMYAERGILLAGNGDYTRTDKRNMRSIFDEKLKKDVVFKDITKEDRIELRNQHVYLYAVTEDQQWIIDLDYERHGRFIELHNNGSRRKIAQLDDIVKYNIKELLGKDAEVYAIKVSRDAELYIEEEQELDIVKKIKKSVGKRETGLPARLLFDQEIPYRHLNILRKKVQIETSGLIPGGRYHNFYDFMGFPKPSDEVSNDPELILSSKLESKKNWMKLLKKQDVFLSFPYQPYDYVTQYLDQLCTDPDVTEINITLYRVARESAICQSLEKAAMMGKKVFVLDEVQARFDEESNIYWGERLEQAGATVRYGVPDLKVHAKVFAAKRKEGDKEVCYAYFGTGNFNEKTAKIYGDHALFTTDNALTDDLDQLFDFLKGDKKKVKPAALLCSPFNLRSQMLEKIQREIDLASKGKDASMQIKVNSLEDPEMINAIRSAADAGVKINMIVRGICCYTPLNDAQKKNIKVVSVVDGFLEHTRIFHFNNNGKPEVYLASADWMTRNLSHRVEVAFPITNEAMKQLLLKEMELQLSDNVKGRDVMTNTYLKGRKKHSSQRQMFDVIKAYERG, encoded by the coding sequence ATGTACCAGGATAGAGACCTTAGTTGGCTAGCATTCAATGAACGTATTATTCAAGAGGCTGAAGACAAGAACAACGCCTTGACAGATCGCATGAAATTCTTGGCGATCTACTCATCCAACCTTGAAGAATTCTATAAAGTACGCGTGGCGAGCCACCGCTTCGCTCAGAAGTTCAAAGGAGACAAGAAGAACAAATTCGGTTTCAAACCTTCTTTCGTCTTGAATGAAGTGAGTGAAATCGTCGATCGCCAACAAGAACGGCTTGGGAAGGTCTTTGTCGACGAGATTCTTCCGATGTACGCTGAACGCGGAATCCTGCTGGCTGGAAATGGCGATTACACACGCACCGATAAACGAAACATGCGTTCAATCTTCGATGAGAAGTTGAAAAAGGATGTGGTATTCAAAGACATCACCAAGGAAGACCGAATCGAACTCCGTAACCAGCATGTCTATCTCTATGCGGTAACGGAAGACCAGCAATGGATAATTGATCTAGACTACGAACGTCACGGACGCTTCATTGAATTGCACAACAATGGTTCACGAAGAAAGATTGCCCAGCTCGATGACATCGTTAAATACAACATAAAAGAACTCCTTGGTAAAGACGCTGAAGTTTATGCCATCAAGGTGTCTCGCGATGCTGAACTCTACATCGAAGAGGAACAGGAGCTAGACATCGTAAAGAAGATCAAGAAGAGTGTAGGGAAACGAGAAACCGGTCTTCCAGCACGCTTACTTTTTGATCAAGAGATCCCTTACCGCCACTTGAATATCCTTCGAAAGAAGGTTCAAATCGAAACCAGCGGATTGATCCCAGGTGGACGTTACCACAACTTCTATGACTTTATGGGCTTTCCGAAGCCTTCTGATGAAGTGAGTAATGACCCTGAATTGATCTTGAGTTCGAAGCTTGAGTCAAAGAAGAACTGGATGAAATTGCTGAAGAAGCAAGATGTATTCTTGAGCTTTCCCTACCAACCATACGATTACGTGACACAGTACCTTGATCAACTATGCACTGATCCTGATGTCACTGAAATCAATATCACTCTTTATCGTGTTGCCCGTGAATCAGCCATTTGCCAGAGCTTAGAGAAGGCGGCCATGATGGGTAAGAAAGTATTCGTTCTTGACGAAGTGCAAGCCCGTTTTGATGAAGAGTCTAACATCTATTGGGGTGAGCGACTAGAACAAGCAGGTGCAACGGTTCGCTACGGCGTCCCTGATCTGAAGGTGCATGCTAAGGTATTCGCCGCGAAGCGGAAAGAGGGAGATAAAGAAGTCTGCTACGCCTATTTCGGAACAGGAAACTTCAACGAAAAAACTGCCAAGATCTATGGTGACCATGCATTGTTCACTACAGACAACGCATTGACAGATGATCTTGACCAACTTTTCGATTTCTTGAAGGGAGACAAAAAGAAAGTTAAGCCGGCGGCGTTGCTATGCTCACCATTTAACTTGCGCTCGCAAATGCTAGAAAAGATCCAACGAGAGATTGATCTAGCGAGCAAAGGGAAAGACGCTTCGATGCAAATCAAGGTCAACAGCTTGGAAGACCCGGAAATGATCAATGCTATCCGAAGCGCCGCCGACGCCGGAGTGAAAATCAATATGATCGTAAGAGGAATTTGCTGCTACACGCCGCTCAATGATGCTCAAAAGAAGAACATCAAGGTGGTGAGTGTAGTCGATGGCTTCTTGGAACATACACGCATCTTCCACTTCAATAATAACGGTAAGCCTGAGGTTTACTTGGCATCTGCAGATTGGATGACGCGGAATCTTTCACATCGCGTAGAGGTCGCTTTCCCAATTACCAATGAGGCAATGAAACAATTGCTTCTCAAAGAAATGGAGCTTCAGTTGAGTGATAATGTCAAAGGACGAGACGTCATGACCAATACCTATTTGAAGGGAAGGAAAAAGCACTCATCTCAGCGCCAAATGTTTGATGTAATTAAAGCTTATGAGCGGGGTTAA
- a CDS encoding SdiA-regulated domain-containing protein, translating to MNSMWLPNVITGCLLALTSCTPPATQGPYDYNRPSEVVTLGHTLQEVSGLQWIGGDKLICIQDEKANIYTIDPYSGVIEDKFDFGHNDDFEGIARIGNKSYILRSDGDIFLSVDGEKAEHFEFEGNKTSEFEGLCFDAKNQRLLVACKQHGNKKKRDHQYIYAFSIEKNAFEEKPLMKLDKARFDPEFKASGIAIHPLTGEIYILSSVSKSILVISEKGIFKQISPLDPYIYPQPEGITFAPDGKMYIANEQGDDTPTIVHLEMKTNHE from the coding sequence ATGAATTCGATGTGGTTGCCTAACGTTATCACCGGCTGCCTACTGGCACTAACTAGCTGCACTCCTCCTGCAACGCAAGGTCCGTACGATTATAACCGACCTTCAGAAGTAGTTACGCTCGGACACACACTCCAAGAGGTGTCGGGTCTGCAGTGGATTGGTGGAGATAAGCTCATTTGCATTCAAGACGAAAAGGCCAATATCTATACGATTGATCCGTACTCAGGAGTCATTGAAGACAAGTTCGATTTCGGACATAACGATGACTTCGAAGGAATCGCTCGCATTGGCAACAAGAGCTACATTCTTCGCAGTGATGGAGATATCTTTCTATCGGTCGATGGAGAGAAGGCAGAGCACTTCGAGTTTGAAGGAAACAAAACCTCAGAGTTCGAAGGCTTGTGTTTTGATGCGAAGAATCAAAGACTCCTAGTCGCTTGCAAGCAGCATGGAAACAAGAAGAAACGCGATCATCAATACATCTATGCTTTTTCAATTGAGAAGAATGCCTTCGAAGAAAAGCCATTGATGAAACTTGACAAAGCACGATTTGATCCAGAGTTCAAAGCCTCGGGAATCGCCATCCATCCGTTGACAGGAGAGATTTACATCTTGAGTTCGGTTTCGAAATCGATTCTGGTCATCTCTGAGAAAGGAATCTTTAAGCAGATTTCACCACTGGATCCTTATATCTATCCGCAGCCCGAAGGGATCACCTTCGCTCCGGACGGGAAAATGTACATCGCCAACGAACAAGGCGATGATACCCCAACCATTGTCCACCTCGAAATGAAGACCAATCATGAATAG